CCGGGATCTCGCCATCGGGATGGATGATCCGGGCGAGGAAGTCGGCCATGGCCTTCACGCGCTTGCGCGCCCAGAGCGGCACGTCGTCGTTGGCCGCGAGCAAGATGGCGATCACCTCGAGGTAGTCGGCGAGCACGAGCCCGTGCGTCGCCGGGCTGCGGCTCCGGTGCCCGCCGTCCTCGTTCACCTGCTCGCGGAGCTGTGCCCACAGGATCGCCGCGCCCGCCTCGAGCCAGCCGCGCGCCTCCATGCCATCGAAGAAGCGGCCGGCCATGAAGAGGGCGCGGCCGGCGGCGATCAGGCGATGGTCGGCGGGCTGGCCGGCGACCGCCCCGGCGAGCGCCGCGGCCTGCGCCTGCAGGCTCTCGAGCACCGCCCGCCGCTGTGCGGGGTCGGCCCGCAGCTCCGCAGCGAAGAAGGCGTGCAGATAGAGGAGGTTCGGGATGCGCCGCGCCAGCGCCCGCGGCGCCCACGCCACGCCGCGGGGCTCGCCCGCGCCCGCGATCCACTCGCGCACGAGCGCTGACGCCACGTTGTATGAGCGCCGGCGGGCGTCGGCGCTGGGCGCGAGCGCTGCCGACACACCGAGCGCCATCAGGTCGTCGAGGCTGTTCAGCTCGACGAGCCAGGCCTGCGAGAGCCCCGCAGGGCTCCAGTCGATGCGCCCGGGGAAGCCGACGGTGCGCCCGAGATGCGTGAAGCGCCGCCCGCGCACGGCATCGGCCCGCTCGAGGAGCGGCTTCGCCGCCGCCAGGTGCGGGCGCCCCAGGACCGCCAGCCCGGGCAGGAAGGTCTGCCCGTAGCGGACGCGCGGCTCGGGCCTCTTCGTCCACCCAGGAGCCGAGAAGAGCGAGCGCAGTCGCCCCGGGATGCCCGCCGGCCGAACAGCGGGCTGCTCGGCGCGCCGCGTGGCACGCAACGGATCCACATCCACCACGACCCCCACCTCCCCCCTACGCGCCCGCGCACTGTAGCAGCCGGCGACCGAAGGTCAACGGCTGGCGGTGTCATCGCGCGACCCCGCGCCCGGGCCGCGCCTACCCGCCCTCAGGCAGCGTCCGAGCTCCGCGCGCCGTTGCGCTCGCGCGCGTCGCTGCGCCACGCGGGCACGAGCGCCCACGTGTCGCGGGCGACGTCGCGCAGCGAGCGCACGACGACCACCACCGCGCCGAGTGCCACGAACCCCACCACGACGGGCACCGAGATGGCCCCCGCAGCGATACGGGGCACGACACGCCACGGGCGCCAGCCTTCACCACCGTCCCTGATCATTGCGCCCTCCCGGGTTGCAACGTTGTCGGAGCGCGTCTTTTACTACCGGCCCTTCCTGCCGAGCAAGGTGCGGTGCGGTAGAGCCGCAGCCGCCCGGAGCCCCCGGCCTCAGCGCGTGCGAACGGGGAGATCGAGCCGGACCGCGTCGTAGGCGACCGACGAGCAAGGTTGTCGAGCCGCAGGCACGGGGCGTCGTTCTGTGTCACCTCGGAGCGATCGCGTCCCTGCCGGCGGTTTCGCGCGACATGGGGCGGGAGTGTGCGGGGTAACCACGGTCGCGCGCGACAGCCGCTCGCCGCCGTCTTGCGCTGAGATTCGGTCGGCTCTACAAGCCGGGCCCTTCCATGTTCCCGCTGCACGACGTGCGCCGCCGCCCGGTGCGGAGCGCCCTCACCGCCGCCGGGATGGCGATCGGGGTGGCGGCGCTCGTGCTCCTGGGCGGGCTCGCCGAGAAGCTCGGCCGCCTGGTCGAGGGTGGGCGCGACTTCGCCACCGGGCAGATCACGGTGAGCGGCTCCGGCACCGGTGCGGTGACCGGCATGACGCGCGGCGGACTCCTCTCCCGTGAGCAGCTCGCCGCGCTGGGCGCCGTCCCGGGCGTGGCTCTGGTCGCGCCGCTCGTGATGTTCCCGCTCTCGGACGCGCCGGCCACTCTTCCTTTCACGCTGGCGCCGCTCGTCTTCGGCGCCGACCTGGTCGCCCTCGAGCGCAACCGGCAGAGCCGGCCCCCCCGCGTGCGGAGCGGCCGCCTGCTCCCCACCCCGGGCGGCGACGAGGTCGTCCTCGGGAGCCAGGTGGCGCGCTACTTCCATGTCGACACCGGCGGGACGATCGCCATCCGCGGGAAGACGTTCCGGGTGGCCGGTGTCCTCGAGCCGACGCTCACCGGCCCCGACAGCTTCCTCTTCATGCCCTTCGCGACCGCCGAGAGCCTGCTCGTCGAGAGCGAGCCGCTGCTCCGCCGCCTCGCCATGGTGCCGGGCTCGACGCTGCTCCCGATCGCGACCGCCGCGGCCGTGTTCTGGGCCGACGGTGAAGATCCGGAGGCGGTGGCGGCGCGCATCCGCGAGCGCGTCGATCACGTTTCGGTCGTGTCACCCGCCGATGCCGCCAGGGAACTCGACCGATCACTCGTGTTCCTGAACAGCATCATCGTGGGGAGCGCGCTGGTGGCGCTCGTGGTCGCCTCGCTCGCGGTCACGAATACCATGTTCACGGCGGTGGTCGAGCGGCGGCGCGAGATCGGGCTCCGCCGCGTGGTGGGCGCCACGCGGCGGCAGGTCGTCGGGTGGCTGGTCGCCGAGGCGGCGAGCCTCGGCATCGCGGGCAGCCTCCTCGGGCTCCTCGCCGGCACGCTCGCGGTCGCGGGCTTGAACGCGGCGGCGGAGCGTCTGGGGGCGCCCGTCTTCCTGGTGACGGCGAGGCTCGCGATCCTGGCCGGCGTGCTGCCCACGGCCCTCGCGGCGCTGGCGGGCCTGTGGCCGGCGTGGCGCGCGGCCCGCCTGCCGCCGACCGACGCGATCCGCTACGCTTGAGAGTCCGTGGACGAATCCGTCGCCGGGCGGCCGATGCATCCCGCCGCGCGGCGTTGCTCCTCCTCGCCATAGCCTGCGGCCATGACTCGTCGTCGTGCCTTGCGGGGCGGGCGCCTCGGCCACCCGGCTCGGTCCGGGGATTCGTTCACGAACTCTGAGACGGCGGCTCACCGGGGCCGGCCGGGCCCCGGGGCGGCGCGGCTGCCTCAGGGCGCGGGCCCCGACCGCGCCGGCGCCGCCGCCGGCGGCGGCGCGCGCCGGGCGGCCGTCCGGCATCGCCCGCCGACGCGGCTGCGGCGCCGGGCGGCGGCGGCAGGCCCGGTGCGCCCAACTCCGCCGCCAGGTCGTCGGCCGCCGCGTCGAGCGGCGGGAGCGGAGACGCCGGCGCGGCCGCGGGAGCGGGCGCGGGCGCGGCCGCGGCCGCGGGCCGCATCATCTCGTCGGGCGGGCCACCGTGGCCCCGCTGCCCGCGTCCCCGGCGTCGGCGTCGGCGTCGACGCCGGTCGGCACCATCGGAAGCGAACGCGGACGGCGCGCCGGCACCGCCAACCTCGGGGCTTGCGACGGCGGCGGGCCGCGGCCCCCGCCACGCGCGCCGGTCGTCGTGCCGGCGGCGGTCACCGCCGCGCCGTCCGAAGAACCGCTCGGGCGCGGCCGCGCCGCTTGCGCGGCAGAGGTCGCAGCGCCCGCACGGGGTGGTGCTCTCGTCGCCGAAGTAGCGCCGGAGCGCGACGCTCCGGCACCCGGTCTCGTTGGCGTACTCGACCACGGCGCGCAGGCGCCGCGCGTCCTCGCGGCGCAGGATCTCAAAGCGGCTCCGCAGGCTCTCCACCCGCTCGACCAGCGTATCGAGGGGCACGGTCGGATGGATGCGCCCCTCGCCCACCCGCTCGCACACGCCGGCCTCGACCAGCGTCGTCACCAGCGAGGTGGCGGCGCGCTGGGAGACGCCCGCCGAGAGAGCCAGCTCCTCGATGTTGGCGTCGCGTTCCTCGCCCGCCCACGCCGCCAGCGCGCGTCCGAAGCGCCCGAGGAGCGCCGGGGAAAGGCGCGAGAGCGCGAGGAGATGCTCTTGGATCTCGAGGTCGCTCTCGTCGAAGAGGAGAATGCAGCGCGCACCATAGCCGTCGCGCCCGGCGCGCCCGGCCTCCTGCAGGTAGCGCTCGAGCGAGGCCGGCGCCTGATAGTGGATGATGTAGCGGATGTCGGGCTTGTCGATGCCGAGGCCGAAGGCGCTGGTCGCCACCATGACGATCCGCTTGCCCTTGCGCATGAAGCGCGCCTGGTGCTCGGTGCGGTCCTTGTCGGTCATCTTGCCGTGGTAGCGGGCGCACGGCACCTTGATCAGACGGAGTCCGAGCCAGACGTCCTCGACCGTCTTGGTGGTGGAGCAGTAGATGATCCCGGGGCGCGGCAGGCGGCGCGCGAGCTTGGCGAGCTGGCGGAGCTTCTCGTCGCCGCGGACGCTCCGCACCGAGAACATCAGGTTGTGGCGGTGCGGTGAGGCGACGATCACCTGGGGGTCGCGCAACCCGAGATAGCGCACGA
This genomic stretch from Deltaproteobacteria bacterium harbors:
- a CDS encoding ABC transporter permease, which codes for MFPLHDVRRRPVRSALTAAGMAIGVAALVLLGGLAEKLGRLVEGGRDFATGQITVSGSGTGAVTGMTRGGLLSREQLAALGAVPGVALVAPLVMFPLSDAPATLPFTLAPLVFGADLVALERNRQSRPPRVRSGRLLPTPGGDEVVLGSQVARYFHVDTGGTIAIRGKTFRVAGVLEPTLTGPDSFLFMPFATAESLLVESEPLLRRLAMVPGSTLLPIATAAAVFWADGEDPEAVAARIRERVDHVSVVSPADAARELDRSLVFLNSIIVGSALVALVVASLAVTNTMFTAVVERRREIGLRRVVGATRRQVVGWLVAEAASLGIAGSLLGLLAGTLAVAGLNAAAERLGAPVFLVTARLAILAGVLPTALAALAGLWPAWRAARLPPTDAIRYA
- a CDS encoding ATP-dependent DNA helicase RecQ, with the protein product MATLEPGYEEAPQRPGPDVVRQLARQRFGIGRLHREQERAIAAVLAGKDVLLVLPTGGGKSLCYQLPSLLLPRPTVVVSPLLALLEDQSLKMQQFGVPAVRLDSTIGAAERRAALARIAEGGSLLVLTTPETLARDELGALLEKQPPGLVAVDEAHCVSEWGHDFRPAYLALGQRLAGLKAGQVLALTATATPPVRDDIVRYLGLRDPQVIVASPHRHNLMFSVRSVRGDEKLRQLAKLARRLPRPGIIYCSTTKTVEDVWLGLRLIKVPCARYHGKMTDKDRTEHQARFMRKGKRIVMVATSAFGLGIDKPDIRYIIHYQAPASLERYLQEAGRAGRDGYGARCILLFDESDLEIQEHLLALSRLSPALLGRFGRALAAWAGEERDANIEELALSAGVSQRAATSLVTTLVEAGVCERVGEGRIHPTVPLDTLVERVESLRSRFEILRREDARRLRAVVEYANETGCRSVALRRYFGDESTTPCGRCDLCRASGAAAPERFFGRRGGDRRRHDDRRAWRGPRPAAVASPEVGGAGAPSAFASDGADRRRRRRRRRGRGQRGHGGPPDEMMRPAAAAAPAPAPAAAPASPLPPLDAAADDLAAELGAPGLPPPPGAAAASAGDAGRPPGARRRRRRRRRGRGPRPEAAAPPRGPAGPGEPPSQSS